The following are encoded together in the Pygocentrus nattereri isolate fPygNat1 chromosome 15, fPygNat1.pri, whole genome shotgun sequence genome:
- the hsh2d gene encoding hematopoietic SH2 domain-containing protein homolog, which produces MAGAVSQASREAVLAWFSEFQRNSVVKNGIVPEWFHGIISRKEAEEMLMIKPPGYFLIRVSESRIGYTLSYKAEDRCRHFMIDMLPGNQYVIVGEKTQHRSLHDLVALHRRAPILPYSEVLTIACGQASKDNTDYAELFFPKRNICPSGADVQPSTPPQAGPRPQPNVPEDPCPALPACPPFPNQSLTTAPGHAPRLYPCLDAELSALSLQKTASPPVPKPRTKLLDTPPPPPPPQTPPRSSSPHSLTQSTAGADKKKGLPAAYVERPLPSPQSDDKDNNQKSQAEAKSGRISLAQCKKIFQKKKHHSEEHTYIEIHQNVIAKEPASTAPNHQELGGDSHERKAENEPSVEAGANSADWALPVEYLNPPPFAPGYN; this is translated from the exons ATGGCTGGAGCAGTGTCGCAGGCCAGCCGCGAGGCCGTCCTGGCCTGGTTCTCTGAGTTTCAGCGGAACAGTGTGGTGAAGAACGGTATCGTTCCTGAGTGGTTCCACGGCATCATTTCCAGGAA GGAGGCAGAGGAAATGCTGATGATCAAGCCACCGGGCTACTTCCTGATCCGAGTGAGTGAGAGCAGAATAGGATACACCCTGTCTTACAA AGCTGAGGACCGCTGCAGACACTTCATGATCGACATGCTGCCAGGTAACCAGTATGTGATTGTAGGTGAGAAGACACAACATCGTTCTCTCCACGACTTGGTGGCGCTCCACCGAAGAGCCCCCATTCTGCCCTACAGCGAGGTGCTCACTATAGCCTGTGGCCAG GCCTCCAAGGACAACACAGACTATGCTGAGCTGTTTTTTCCCAAAAGGAACATCTGTCCCTCAGGGGCTGATGTCCAGCCAAGCACGCCTCCACAGGCCGGCCCGAGGCCTCAGCCAAATGTCCCCGAAGACCCATGTCCTGCCCTGCCAGCATGTCCCCCATTTCCAAACCAGAGCTTGACCACTGCTCCAGGACATGCTCCAAGGCTTTATCCCTGCCTGGACGCTGAGCTTTCTGCTCTGAGCCTACAGAAAACG gCCTCTCCTCCTGTTCCAAAGCCCAGAACAAAGCTTCtggacacaccaccaccaccaccaccaccgcaGACGCCCCCTAGAAGCAGCTCGCCGCACAGTCTGACCCAAAGCACAGCTGGagcagacaaaaagaaaggGTTACCAGCAGCGTACGTGGAAAGACCACTACCTTCACCACAGTCTGACGACAAAGACAACAACCAGAAGAGCCAAGCAGAGGCAAAGTCTGGACGTATAAGCCTGGCGCAGTGTAAGAAGATATTCCAGAAGAAGAAGCACCACTCCGAAGAGCATACGTACATCGAAATCCACCAAAATGTAATCGCAAAGGAGCCTGCATCCACAGCACCCAACCACCAGGAGCTCGGTGGAGACAGCCATGAACGAAAAGCTGAAAATGAACCCTCTGTGGAGGCTGGGGCCAATTCTGCAGATTGGGCTTTACCAGTAGAATACCTCAACCCACCTCCTTTTGCTCCAGGATATAACTGA